A genome region from Clostridium pasteurianum includes the following:
- the prmA gene encoding 50S ribosomal protein L11 methyltransferase, which produces MDKDWLEVSIVTSSEAVEAVTGILYNTPVEGISIEDSNDVEFKRKHPGDWDYFDESLLNVKKGAVIKAYYKHNDEFDDNIKYIEESINNLHEFGINKGEGKVFVNKVNETDWENNWKKYYKPTKVGARVVVRPIWEEYTPKDYELMLTMDPGMAFGTGTHETTRMCIQALEKYVEDDSEVFDIGTGSGILAIAAAKLGAKHVTGVDLDPVAVKAAKENIEYNDVHNIEILHGDLMEVVNGKGDIIVANIIADVINILIPDIKKFLKPGGHFISSGIIKDRAEEVIENLKKNKFEIVEVNNQGEWICIVAKL; this is translated from the coding sequence ATGGATAAAGATTGGTTAGAAGTGAGTATAGTAACAAGCAGCGAGGCTGTTGAAGCTGTTACGGGGATACTCTATAATACTCCAGTTGAAGGGATATCTATTGAGGATTCCAATGATGTTGAATTTAAGAGAAAACATCCTGGAGATTGGGATTATTTCGATGAATCTCTTCTAAATGTAAAAAAAGGTGCTGTAATTAAAGCTTATTACAAACATAATGATGAGTTTGATGATAATATTAAATACATAGAAGAAAGCATTAATAACCTTCATGAGTTCGGTATAAATAAAGGTGAAGGAAAAGTATTTGTAAATAAAGTGAACGAAACTGATTGGGAAAACAATTGGAAGAAATACTATAAACCTACTAAAGTTGGTGCTAGAGTTGTTGTTAGACCAATATGGGAAGAGTATACTCCAAAGGATTATGAGCTTATGCTTACTATGGATCCTGGAATGGCATTTGGAACAGGAACACACGAAACAACAAGGATGTGTATTCAAGCTCTTGAAAAGTATGTAGAAGATGACAGTGAAGTATTTGATATAGGAACTGGTTCGGGAATTTTAGCTATAGCCGCTGCAAAATTGGGAGCTAAGCATGTAACAGGTGTTGATTTAGATCCAGTTGCAGTAAAGGCAGCAAAAGAGAATATTGAATACAATGATGTCCACAATATAGAAATACTCCATGGAGATTTAATGGAAGTTGTTAATGGAAAAGGTGATATTATTGTCGCTAATATAATAGCTGATGTAATAAATATTTTAATTCCAGATATAAAAAAATTCTTAAAGCCTGGAGGACATTTCATATCTTCTGGTATAATTAAAGATAGAGCAGAAGAGGTTATAGAGAATTTAAAGAAAAATAAATTTGAAATAGTTGAAGTTAACAATCAAGGAGAATGGATTTGTATAGTTGCTAAACTATAA
- the gpr gene encoding GPR endopeptidase: protein MYSVRTDLAVEAREMYCGSEEKENGVKVDTRKVKDIEITTVNVLNDEGERIIRKPKGTYVTLDIPKLTMYDANIMEDVSKAFADELSKVIKKFDFNESMTALVVGLGNWNITPDSLGPKAVDGLMVTRHLKKYVPDSIDERIRPVCAIAPGVLGITGMETGEILRGIVENVKPNLVICIDALAARKMERVNSTIQIGDTGISPGSGIGNRRMEISEKTLGIPVIAVGVPTVVDAATMANDTIEIVIDKMKEYSDKGSNFYNMLKAIDNDEKEQLIHEILNPYVGQLLVTPKEVDMVMESLSKVIASGINMALQPALELDEINSFIG from the coding sequence ATGTATAGTGTTAGAACGGATCTTGCAGTAGAAGCAAGAGAAATGTACTGTGGCAGCGAGGAAAAAGAAAATGGTGTAAAGGTTGATACTAGAAAAGTAAAAGATATAGAAATAACCACAGTTAATGTGTTAAATGATGAAGGAGAAAGAATTATAAGAAAGCCTAAAGGTACATATGTGACTTTAGACATACCAAAACTTACAATGTACGATGCTAATATTATGGAAGATGTAAGTAAGGCTTTTGCAGATGAACTTTCTAAAGTTATAAAAAAATTTGATTTTAATGAGAGTATGACAGCACTGGTAGTTGGTCTTGGTAATTGGAATATAACGCCTGATTCCTTAGGTCCTAAAGCTGTAGATGGACTTATGGTTACAAGACACTTAAAAAAATATGTTCCTGATAGTATTGATGAAAGAATACGTCCTGTGTGTGCTATAGCCCCTGGTGTTCTTGGAATTACAGGAATGGAAACAGGTGAAATATTACGAGGTATTGTAGAAAATGTTAAACCTAATCTAGTAATATGTATAGATGCATTAGCTGCAAGAAAAATGGAAAGGGTAAATTCGACTATTCAGATTGGAGATACTGGAATATCACCTGGATCAGGTATTGGAAATAGGAGAATGGAAATAAGTGAAAAAACTCTTGGCATTCCTGTCATAGCAGTTGGAGTACCAACGGTAGTGGATGCAGCTACTATGGCAAATGACACTATAGAGATAGTCATTGACAAAATGAAGGAGTATTCGGATAAAGGAAGTAATTTTTATAATATGCTAAAGGCAATAGATAATGACGAAAAGGAACAGCTTATCCATGAAATATTAAACCCATATGTAGGTCAACTTCTAGTTACTCCTAAGGAAGTTGATATGGTTATGGAATCACTTTCTAAAGTCATAGCATCAGGTATAAATATGGCGCTTCAGCCTGCGCTTGAACTTGATGAGATAAATAGTTTTATTGGTTAA
- the hrcA gene encoding heat-inducible transcriptional repressor HrcA, with the protein MEMEERKLKILQAIINDYINNGEPVGSRTIAKNYNLGISSATIRNEMADLEEMGYIEQLHTSSGRKPSDKGYRLYVDKLMEIPRISLEEEMFIRGKIISSALYEIDKIIKQAMSLISEMTKLTCVVKSLSAKKSCIKTISLINIEPTIILCVLVTDTSVIKNSIIRVNAGISNRDLERVSNILNSKLKGLTIEEINLEVISNIKRDLNEYGHIFDSIMPNLYDILKEADSTEVYKEGAMNIFNYPEFKDIEKAKEFLSVIDNSQILDSLFNISGGITVNIGNENNMEEAKDFSIVSSVYSFNGKPLGTIGIIGPTRIPYSKVIKVITEVVNQVNDNLNKMNNTD; encoded by the coding sequence ATGGAAATGGAGGAAAGAAAACTTAAGATTCTTCAGGCAATAATAAATGACTATATAAATAATGGTGAACCAGTAGGTTCAAGGACTATTGCTAAAAATTATAATCTTGGAATAAGTTCTGCTACCATAAGAAATGAAATGGCGGACTTAGAAGAAATGGGTTATATTGAACAACTCCATACATCTTCTGGAAGAAAGCCTTCAGATAAGGGCTACAGGTTGTATGTTGATAAGCTTATGGAAATACCTCGCATATCTTTAGAAGAAGAAATGTTCATAAGGGGTAAAATAATAAGCAGTGCACTTTATGAGATTGATAAGATTATAAAACAAGCGATGTCTTTGATTTCTGAGATGACAAAGCTTACATGTGTTGTAAAATCTTTATCAGCTAAAAAAAGCTGCATAAAAACAATAAGCTTAATAAATATAGAGCCGACTATAATTTTGTGTGTATTAGTAACTGATACCAGCGTAATTAAAAATAGTATTATTAGAGTTAATGCTGGCATTAGTAACAGGGATCTTGAGAGAGTATCAAATATTTTAAATTCAAAGCTTAAAGGACTTACTATTGAAGAAATCAATCTTGAAGTTATAAGCAATATTAAAAGAGATTTAAATGAATATGGTCATATATTTGATAGCATAATGCCTAATCTTTATGATATCTTGAAGGAAGCAGATTCAACTGAAGTTTATAAAGAAGGGGCTATGAATATATTTAATTATCCTGAATTTAAGGATATTGAAAAGGCTAAGGAATTTTTATCTGTAATTGATAATAGCCAAATTTTAGATAGCTTATTTAATATTTCTGGTGGAATTACCGTGAATATTGGTAATGAAAATAATATGGAAGAAGCTAAAGATTTTAGTATTGTTTCTTCTGTATATAGTTTTAATGGAAAACCACTCGGGACTATAGGAATTATAGGACCGACGAGAATACCTTATTCTAAAGTAATTAAAGTTATTACGGAAGTAGTAAACCAGGTTAATGATAATTTAAATAAAATGAATAATACTGATTAG
- the dnaK gene encoding molecular chaperone DnaK, translating into MSKVIGIDLGTTNSCVAVMEGGDPAVIANSEGARTTPSVVSFQKNGERLVGQVAKRQAITNPDKTIISIKRKMGTSDKVSIDGKDYTPQEISAMILQKLKSDAEAYLGEKVTQAVITVPAYFNDSQRQATKDAGKIAGLEVLRIINEPTAASLAYGLDKMDTNQKILVYDLGGGTFDVSVLELGDGVFEVKSTNGNTHLGGDDFDQKVMDYIAEEFKKSNGIDLRNDKMALQRLKEAAEKAKIELSSSTQTNINLPFITADATGPKHIDMDLTRAKFNELTAGLVQDTIEPMKKALADAGLSISDIDKIVLVGGSTRIPAVQEAVKNYTGKDPSKGVNPDECVAIGAAIQAGVLTGDVKDVLLLDVTPLTLGIETLGGVATPLIDRNTTIPTRKSQVFSTAADNQPSVEINIVQGERKMAADNKSLGRFTLDGIAPAPRGVPQIEVTFDIDANGIVNVSAKDKGTGKESHVTITASTNLTDDEIDKAVKDAEKFAEEDKQKKESIDVKNNADQIVFQTDKALKDLGDKVSAEDKSNIESKKEALNKVKDGNDTEAIKKATEDLTQALYAVTTKVYQQNGGAQAGPNAGPNPGAGANPNPGAQNANGSDDNVVDADFKVDNDK; encoded by the coding sequence ATGTCAAAAGTAATAGGAATTGATTTAGGAACAACAAACTCATGTGTAGCTGTTATGGAAGGTGGAGATCCAGCAGTTATCGCTAACTCAGAAGGTGCAAGAACAACTCCTTCAGTTGTATCTTTTCAGAAAAATGGAGAAAGATTAGTTGGACAGGTTGCAAAAAGACAGGCAATCACAAATCCAGATAAAACTATAATATCAATAAAAAGAAAGATGGGAACTTCTGATAAAGTTAGTATAGATGGTAAGGATTATACACCACAGGAAATTTCCGCTATGATTCTTCAAAAATTAAAGTCAGATGCAGAAGCTTATTTAGGAGAAAAGGTTACTCAAGCTGTTATAACAGTTCCAGCATATTTTAATGATAGCCAAAGACAGGCAACAAAGGATGCAGGAAAAATAGCAGGACTTGAAGTATTAAGAATAATAAATGAACCTACAGCAGCATCACTTGCTTATGGCCTTGATAAAATGGATACTAACCAGAAGATTCTTGTTTATGATTTAGGTGGAGGTACTTTTGATGTATCTGTACTAGAACTTGGAGACGGAGTTTTCGAAGTTAAATCAACAAACGGAAACACTCACTTAGGTGGAGATGATTTCGACCAAAAGGTTATGGATTACATTGCAGAAGAATTTAAAAAGAGCAATGGAATTGATTTAAGAAATGATAAGATGGCACTTCAAAGATTAAAAGAAGCTGCTGAAAAAGCAAAGATTGAATTATCATCTTCAACACAAACAAATATAAATCTTCCATTCATAACAGCAGATGCAACAGGTCCTAAGCACATAGACATGGACTTAACAAGAGCAAAATTCAATGAATTAACTGCTGGACTTGTTCAAGATACAATAGAGCCAATGAAGAAAGCACTTGCTGATGCAGGACTTTCAATAAGCGATATAGATAAAATAGTTTTAGTAGGTGGTTCAACAAGAATTCCTGCTGTTCAAGAAGCAGTTAAAAATTACACTGGAAAAGACCCATCAAAGGGAGTAAATCCTGATGAATGTGTTGCTATTGGTGCAGCTATTCAGGCTGGAGTTTTAACAGGAGATGTAAAAGACGTATTACTTCTTGATGTTACACCATTAACACTTGGAATTGAAACTTTAGGCGGAGTTGCTACTCCTTTAATAGATAGAAATACTACAATACCTACTAGAAAGAGCCAGGTATTCTCAACAGCAGCAGATAATCAGCCATCAGTTGAAATCAATATAGTTCAAGGTGAAAGAAAAATGGCTGCTGACAATAAGAGTCTTGGAAGATTCACTCTTGATGGTATAGCACCAGCTCCAAGAGGAGTTCCACAAATTGAAGTTACATTTGATATAGATGCTAATGGTATAGTAAATGTATCAGCTAAGGATAAGGGAACTGGAAAAGAATCACACGTTACAATAACAGCTTCAACAAACTTAACTGATGATGAAATAGATAAGGCTGTAAAAGATGCAGAAAAATTTGCAGAAGAAGATAAGCAAAAGAAAGAATCTATCGATGTTAAAAATAATGCAGATCAGATAGTATTCCAGACAGACAAAGCTTTAAAAGATCTTGGAGATAAAGTATCAGCTGAAGATAAATCAAATATAGAATCTAAGAAAGAAGCATTAAATAAAGTTAAAGACGGAAATGACACTGAAGCAATTAAGAAAGCAACAGAAGATTTAACTCAAGCTTTATATGCTGTAACAACTAAAGTATATCAACAAAACGGTGGAGCACAAGCAGGACCTAATGCAGGACCTAACCCAGGAGCAGGTGCAAATCCTAACCCGGGAGCACAAAATGCAAATGGTTCTGACGACAATGTAGTAGATGCTGACTTTAAAGTAGATAATGATAAATAG
- the lepA gene encoding translation elongation factor 4 → MQSERQKHIRNFCIVAHIDHGKSTLADRLLELTGTLTKREMEAQVLDNMDIERERGITIKSQAARLIYKREKDGEEYILNLIDTPGHVDFNYEVSRSLAACEGAVLVVDATQGIQAQTLANCYMAVDHDLEVVPVINKIDLPSARPEEIKDEIEDVIGIEASDAPLISAKTGLNVEDVLEAVVEKIPAPEGEEGNPLKALIFDSYYDSYRGVVCHIRVKDGSVKAGDTIKLMATNKQYEVTEVGVFVPNYLKTNELKAGDVGYITASIKNVRDARVGDTITEVDNPAKEALEGYRPAISMVYSGIYPIDSAKYDELKEALEKLQINDASLNFEPETSIALGFGFRCGFLGLLHMEIIEERIEREFNLDVIMTAPSVVYKVKKTDGTLLEITNPTNLPETTEIDYMEEPVVKAQIITPSDFVGAVMELCQNKRGVFIDMEYIETTRVMINYRIPLNEIIYDFFDSLKSRTKGYASFDYELDGYMRTELVKLDIILNGEVVDALSMIVPSETAYARGRNMAEKLKEIIPRQLFEIPIQAAIGSKIIARETVKALRKDVLAKCYGGDISRKRKLLEKQKEGKKRMRQVGSVEIPQEAFMSILKND, encoded by the coding sequence ATGCAAAGTGAAAGACAAAAACATATAAGGAACTTTTGCATAGTTGCACATATAGATCATGGAAAATCAACGCTTGCCGATAGATTACTTGAGCTTACAGGAACTCTTACAAAGAGGGAAATGGAAGCTCAGGTTCTTGATAATATGGACATTGAGAGAGAACGTGGAATAACTATAAAATCACAGGCAGCGCGACTTATATATAAAAGAGAAAAAGACGGCGAAGAGTATATATTAAATCTTATAGATACTCCAGGTCATGTGGATTTTAACTATGAAGTTTCAAGAAGTTTGGCTGCTTGTGAAGGAGCAGTGCTCGTTGTAGATGCAACACAGGGAATACAGGCACAAACTCTTGCAAACTGTTATATGGCAGTAGATCATGATCTTGAAGTAGTACCTGTAATTAATAAAATAGATCTTCCAAGTGCCAGACCGGAAGAAATAAAGGATGAAATTGAAGATGTAATAGGAATAGAAGCTAGTGATGCACCACTTATATCTGCTAAAACTGGGCTTAATGTTGAAGATGTACTTGAGGCAGTGGTAGAGAAAATTCCAGCACCAGAAGGTGAGGAAGGCAATCCTCTAAAAGCTCTTATTTTTGATTCATATTATGACAGCTATAGAGGAGTTGTATGTCATATACGTGTTAAAGATGGCTCTGTAAAAGCTGGCGACACGATAAAGCTCATGGCAACCAATAAGCAATATGAAGTTACTGAGGTTGGAGTCTTTGTACCTAACTATTTAAAGACAAATGAACTTAAAGCTGGAGATGTTGGTTATATAACAGCTTCTATTAAAAACGTAAGAGATGCTAGAGTCGGAGATACTATAACTGAAGTTGATAATCCTGCAAAGGAAGCTCTTGAAGGTTATAGACCTGCTATATCTATGGTATACAGCGGTATTTATCCTATAGATAGTGCAAAGTACGATGAACTTAAAGAAGCACTTGAAAAACTTCAAATTAATGATGCGTCGCTTAATTTTGAGCCTGAAACGTCTATAGCTCTTGGATTTGGTTTTAGATGTGGATTCCTTGGATTACTGCACATGGAAATAATAGAGGAAAGAATTGAAAGAGAATTTAATCTTGATGTAATTATGACAGCGCCATCAGTTGTGTATAAGGTTAAAAAGACTGACGGTACATTGCTTGAAATAACAAATCCTACAAATCTTCCAGAAACAACAGAAATAGACTATATGGAAGAGCCTGTTGTAAAAGCACAGATAATAACTCCATCCGATTTTGTCGGTGCTGTAATGGAGCTGTGCCAGAATAAACGTGGTGTTTTTATAGACATGGAGTATATAGAAACTACCAGAGTAATGATAAATTACAGAATACCACTTAACGAAATTATATACGATTTCTTTGATTCACTTAAATCAAGAACTAAGGGATATGCTTCTTTTGATTATGAACTTGATGGATATATGAGAACTGAGCTTGTTAAGCTTGATATAATTCTAAATGGTGAAGTTGTGGATGCTTTATCAATGATTGTTCCAAGTGAAACAGCATATGCTAGAGGAAGAAACATGGCTGAGAAGTTAAAGGAAATAATACCAAGACAGCTCTTTGAAATTCCTATTCAGGCTGCAATTGGAAGTAAGATAATAGCTAGAGAAACTGTAAAGGCTCTTAGAAAAGATGTACTTGCAAAATGTTACGGTGGAGATATTTCAAGAAAGAGAAAACTCCTTGAAAAGCAGAAAGAGGGTAAAAAGAGAATGAGACAGGTAGGAAGTGTTGAAATCCCTCAGGAAGCATTTATGTCGATACTCAAAAATGATTAG
- the hemW gene encoding radical SAM family heme chaperone HemW — protein sequence MNKLGLYIHIPFCRSKCLYCDFPSYPCMEEYMVPYVKALCLEIEEVAKNKEFSSAFIGGGTPSYLSVEALQILSRTLKKVKRTSDFEFTIECNPNSFDEEKLKIFKDMGVNRLSIGLQACQNRLLKKLGRIHSLEDFTCGFKLARELGFENINVDLMFGIPDQSVEDFKETLKYIAHLKPEHISAYSLIVEEGTPYYKMNEQGKLKLPGEEAERQMYVLARDFLKESGYNQYEISNFTIKGKECRHNLIYWELNDYIGCGASAHSYFRGLRYRNEDNVREYIKKKLNYESVVVEKHLNSLKDNMEEFMFLGLRKTKGVSIEEFKRRFNVNMDDVYGNVIKKYTDDKMLIFHENRLFLSEYGIQVSNSIMCDFILQ from the coding sequence ATGAATAAATTAGGTTTATATATACACATACCGTTTTGTAGGAGCAAGTGTCTTTATTGCGATTTCCCGTCGTATCCATGCATGGAAGAGTATATGGTACCATATGTAAAGGCATTGTGTCTAGAAATTGAAGAGGTAGCTAAAAATAAAGAATTTAGTAGTGCTTTTATTGGAGGGGGTACGCCAAGCTATTTATCTGTAGAAGCACTTCAAATATTGTCGCGTACTTTAAAAAAGGTAAAGAGAACTTCTGATTTTGAGTTTACAATTGAATGTAATCCAAATTCATTTGACGAAGAGAAATTGAAGATATTCAAGGATATGGGAGTAAATAGATTAAGTATAGGACTACAGGCGTGTCAAAATAGGCTTTTAAAAAAGCTTGGAAGAATACATAGCTTAGAAGATTTTACGTGTGGATTTAAACTGGCTAGAGAATTAGGATTTGAAAATATAAATGTTGATTTAATGTTTGGAATTCCAGATCAGAGCGTAGAAGATTTTAAGGAAACGTTAAAGTATATAGCTCACTTAAAGCCAGAGCATATATCTGCTTATAGTCTCATAGTTGAGGAAGGGACACCTTACTATAAAATGAATGAGCAGGGAAAATTAAAGCTTCCAGGTGAAGAAGCGGAGAGACAGATGTATGTATTGGCACGTGATTTTTTAAAGGAATCCGGATATAATCAATACGAAATTTCAAATTTTACAATTAAAGGAAAGGAATGTAGACACAATCTTATATATTGGGAACTCAATGATTACATAGGCTGCGGTGCTTCAGCACATTCCTATTTTAGGGGCTTAAGGTATAGAAACGAAGATAATGTGAGAGAATACATAAAGAAAAAATTGAATTATGAAAGTGTAGTGGTAGAAAAACATTTAAATTCATTGAAGGACAATATGGAAGAATTTATGTTTTTGGGACTTAGAAAAACAAAAGGGGTTTCAATAGAAGAATTTAAGAGAAGATTTAATGTAAATATGGATGATGTCTACGGTAACGTCATAAAAAAGTATACAGATGATAAAATGCTTATTTTTCATGAAAATCGTCTGTTTTTATCCGAATATGGCATTCAAGTATCCAATAGCATAATGTGTGATTTTATATTGCAGTGA
- a CDS encoding stage II sporulation protein P produces MIFNKVINKDKDKFDFKLGMFIFIFLILFISLISLIGKDKNKKYEKKNMIYVQIINYTLPSIKVSNFDAEDMAENAYSLKNLCFGIVGIDINHPENIVSREMSFLGGKLPQDKVKTSGDEFSLNDSDVVKNTDNNVKDQRQKTSEANVYDPKFKKTLDKSKPEVLIYHSHTTEAYKPATPDTLDDTKNVCAVGDELARELGQNYGIYAINDKTVHNVVAYNKSYTRSGETLDKYLKQYGDFKMIIDMHRDSGVDKKAVTATINGENVAKFMFVMARKNPHYDKNIAMVNGLVSICNKDFPGIFNGIYYYDYGTNYFNQNKSNNAFLLEVGSDINTIDEAKATSKYLARIIAEYLNAKK; encoded by the coding sequence ATGATATTTAATAAAGTGATAAACAAAGATAAAGATAAATTTGATTTTAAGCTCGGAATGTTTATTTTTATATTCTTAATTTTATTTATAAGTTTGATCAGTCTTATAGGTAAAGATAAGAATAAAAAATATGAGAAAAAAAATATGATTTACGTTCAGATAATAAATTATACGCTCCCATCTATAAAAGTATCAAATTTTGATGCGGAGGATATGGCGGAAAATGCTTATTCTTTAAAGAATTTATGCTTTGGTATTGTTGGAATTGATATCAATCATCCAGAAAACATAGTTTCAAGGGAAATGTCATTTTTAGGTGGCAAGTTACCTCAAGATAAAGTTAAAACTTCTGGTGATGAATTTAGTTTAAACGATAGTGATGTGGTTAAAAATACGGATAATAATGTAAAAGATCAAAGACAGAAGACCTCAGAAGCAAATGTGTATGATCCTAAATTTAAAAAGACACTTGATAAATCAAAGCCTGAGGTTTTAATATATCATTCTCATACTACAGAAGCTTATAAACCTGCGACTCCAGATACACTTGATGATACTAAAAATGTGTGTGCAGTAGGCGATGAACTAGCTAGAGAGCTTGGACAAAATTATGGTATATATGCTATAAATGATAAGACGGTTCATAATGTTGTGGCATACAATAAAAGTTATACAAGGTCAGGCGAAACTCTGGATAAATACTTAAAGCAGTATGGCGATTTTAAAATGATAATAGATATGCATAGAGATTCGGGAGTAGATAAAAAGGCTGTTACGGCTACAATAAACGGCGAAAATGTGGCTAAATTTATGTTCGTTATGGCAAGAAAAAATCCGCATTACGATAAAAATATTGCTATGGTTAACGGTCTTGTGTCTATATGCAATAAAGATTTCCCCGGGATTTTTAACGGAATATATTATTATGATTATGGTACAAATTATTTTAATCAGAATAAAAGTAACAATGCATTTTTACTGGAAGTTGGTTCTGATATAAATACTATTGATGAAGCAAAGGCGACTAGTAAATACCTGGCAAGGATAATTGCAGAATATTTAAATGCCAAAAAATGA
- the grpE gene encoding nucleotide exchange factor GrpE produces the protein MKEKNKKKLSKEDKNEVNSAEDASKEENIEEEVKDSKVKGTDDSKAKEGASIEDELKAANEDLIKDNKKFKDENEKLNNELDAAKDRFMRLNAEYQNYRNRTSKEKEGIYTDACSDVINEMLPTLDNLERATAAEGSAEDLKKGVEMVIKQFKGSLKKLGIEEIPCDEGFDPNFHNAVMHIEDENYGENEIVEVLQKGYKKGNKVLRHSMVKVAN, from the coding sequence ATGAAAGAAAAAAATAAGAAGAAGTTATCAAAGGAAGATAAAAATGAGGTAAATTCTGCCGAAGATGCTTCCAAAGAAGAGAACATTGAAGAGGAAGTTAAAGATTCTAAAGTAAAAGGAACTGATGATTCCAAAGCAAAAGAAGGCGCTTCTATAGAAGATGAACTCAAGGCAGCTAATGAAGATTTAATTAAAGATAATAAAAAATTCAAAGATGAAAATGAAAAATTAAATAATGAATTAGATGCTGCAAAAGATAGATTCATGAGGTTAAATGCTGAATATCAAAACTATAGAAATAGAACTTCTAAGGAAAAAGAAGGCATTTATACAGATGCCTGTAGTGATGTAATAAATGAAATGCTTCCTACACTTGATAATCTTGAAAGAGCAACTGCTGCAGAAGGCAGTGCGGAAGACTTGAAAAAGGGTGTAGAGATGGTTATAAAGCAGTTTAAAGGTTCTCTTAAAAAATTAGGTATTGAAGAAATACCTTGTGATGAAGGTTTTGATCCTAATTTTCATAATGCAGTTATGCATATTGAAGATGAAAACTATGGAGAAAATGAAATAGTTGAGGTTCTTCAAAAAGGATATAAAAAAGGAAATAAAGTTTTAAGACATAGTATGGTTAAAGTTGCCAACTAA
- the dnaJ gene encoding molecular chaperone DnaJ, which yields MANKDYYEVLGLKKDASDDEIKKAFRKLAIKYHPDKNRGNKEAEEKFKEINEAYQVLSDPKKKANYDRFGTADFNGAGGGFGDFSGGGFGDFGDLGDIFNSFFGGGFSGGGSSSRRKNAPQRGNDIEYSINLTFEEAVFGTEKSINITRSENCETCNGTGAKPGTSPKTCDKCGGTGTIRVQRNTPLGSFVSQSACDKCGGTGKVISDPCHDCHGTGHVRKKRKISVKVPAGVDNGNVMPLRGQGEHGKNGGPAGDLYINIKVLPSKQFKREGFDIYIDTHISFPKAALGTEMTVPTIDGGVKYTVPAGTQSGTVFRLKGKGVQKVNGSGRGNQYVKVIVDTPKNMNEKQKEALKMFMEASGETKSGKKSGFKRFF from the coding sequence ATGGCAAATAAAGACTACTACGAAGTGCTTGGGCTAAAAAAAGACGCTAGTGATGATGAAATAAAAAAAGCATTTAGAAAACTTGCTATAAAATATCATCCTGATAAAAACCGTGGAAATAAAGAGGCAGAAGAAAAATTTAAGGAAATAAATGAAGCTTATCAGGTTTTATCTGATCCTAAAAAGAAAGCTAATTATGATAGATTTGGAACTGCAGATTTTAATGGAGCTGGCGGTGGCTTTGGAGATTTCTCTGGAGGCGGCTTTGGAGATTTTGGAGATTTAGGTGATATATTTAACTCGTTTTTTGGCGGCGGATTTTCAGGTGGAGGTTCAAGCAGTAGAAGAAAAAATGCCCCTCAACGAGGGAATGATATAGAATATTCTATAAATCTTACTTTTGAGGAAGCTGTTTTTGGTACAGAAAAATCTATAAATATAACTAGAAGTGAAAATTGTGAGACTTGTAATGGAACAGGTGCAAAGCCAGGTACTTCGCCAAAGACTTGTGATAAGTGCGGTGGAACTGGAACTATAAGAGTTCAAAGAAATACTCCTCTTGGAAGTTTTGTTTCTCAGTCAGCCTGTGATAAATGCGGTGGAACCGGAAAAGTAATTTCTGATCCATGCCACGATTGTCATGGAACAGGACATGTAAGAAAAAAGAGAAAGATAAGTGTAAAAGTGCCAGCAGGAGTTGACAATGGAAATGTAATGCCTTTAAGGGGGCAGGGTGAGCATGGCAAAAATGGAGGACCAGCAGGTGATTTATATATAAATATAAAAGTTTTACCTAGTAAGCAGTTTAAAAGAGAGGGCTTTGATATTTATATAGATACTCACATAAGTTTTCCAAAAGCTGCCCTTGGTACTGAGATGACTGTACCAACTATAGATGGCGGTGTAAAGTATACTGTCCCAGCTGGAACGCAGTCAGGAACTGTATTTAGATTAAAAGGTAAGGGCGTTCAGAAAGTTAATGGTTCTGGAAGAGGAAACCAATATGTAAAAGTAATAGTTGATACTCCAAAGAATATGAACGAAAAGCAAAAAGAAGCTTTAAAGATGTTCATGGAGGCAAGTGGAGAAACTAAAAGTGGAAAAAAGTCTGGTTTTAAGAGATTTTTTTAG